A genomic stretch from Capricornis sumatraensis isolate serow.1 chromosome 4, serow.2, whole genome shotgun sequence includes:
- the LOC138078963 gene encoding mitochondrial fission factor-like: MAEISRIQYEMEYTEGISQRMRVPEKLKVAPPNADLEQGFQGVSNASVIMQVPERIVVAGNNEDIPFSRPADLDLIQSTPFKPLALKTPPPVLTLSERLLDFLDLERPAPAPQNEEIRAAGRLKRERSMSENAVRQNAQLVKTDSIPVYGISNIDAVIEGTSEDMTVADAASLRLQIIKLNRRLQLLEENKERAKRTGHVFNYCSVLSA, encoded by the exons ATGGCGGAAATTAGTCGAATTCAGTATGAAATGGAATACACCGAAGGTATTAGTCAGCGAATGAGGGTCCCAGAAAAATTAAAGGTAGCACCACCAAATGCTGACCTAGAACAAGGATTTCAAGGAGTTTCAAATGCTAGTGTGATTATGCAGGTTCCAGAGAGAATTGTGGTAGCAGGAAATAATGAAGACATTCCATTTTCAAGACCAGCAGATCTTGACCTTATACAGTCAACTCCCTTTAAGCCTCTGGCTCTAAAAACACCACCTCCTGTGCTTACTCTGAGTGAAAGACTGCTAGATTTTCTGGATTTAGAAAGACCTGCTCCAGCCCCTCAAAATGAAGAAATCCGTGCAGCTGGCAGGCTAAAAAGAGAACGCTCTATGAGTGAAAATGCTGTTCGCCAAAATGCACAGCTGGTCAAAACTGACTCCATACCTGT GTATGGCATTTCAAATATAGATGCAGTGATTGAAGGAACTTCAGAAGACATGACAGTTGCAGATGCAGCTTCATTAAGACTACAGATAATCAAACTAAATAGACGTCTACAACTTCTGGAAGAGAACAAAGAACGGGCTAAAAGAACGGGTCATGTATTCAATTACTGTAGCGTTCTGTCTGCTTAA